The genomic stretch CTGAGTTAAAATGTGAACAGCATAGCTAATATCAGGTCTTGTTAGAGTTAAGTATAACAACTTCCCTACAAGCTGCCTATATATTGTTGGCTCTTGCAGCAAGTCAATATCAGTATGAAACAGCCTATGATTTACCTCCATAGGTGTATTACTTGGTTTTGCTCCCAAATGACCAGTCTTCCAGCAACCCAAGAGTATACTTTCTTTGAGATAGTGATATTCCATGTTTGGATCTGGCTATTTCAAGCCCAAGGAAATATTTAAGTTCACCTAAATCTTTAAGCTTAAAGTGGGAGCTCAAGTATTTCTTCAGATCTTCAATAAGCATAGTTTTGTTGCTTGCtataataatgtcatcaacataaactaatAAAGCAACAATATTTTCTCCCATATGTTTAGTGAATAAAgagaacaattagtcaaaaaaaagaggtagaggcaaacccaagaagactttgggagagacattaaagtttgatatgaagtgtatggatctaaatgaagatatgacaaaagacagaaatatatgaAAGTCTTGAAtttatgtagccgaccccacatagtgggataaaggcttgatatgttgttgttgtttagtgAATAAAGAGTAATCTGACTTTGATTGAATAAATCCACAGTGAAGTAAATACTCAGTAAACTTGGCATTCCACTGTCTAGAAGCctattttaaaccatataatgATTTCTGTAATTTGCACACAAGCTTAATGTCTTTAGACTGTGAGCTATCAGATGCAATACCAATCTCCCCCGGAAGTTGATAGCCAAGGGGAAGATCCATATAAACTTCTTCAAGAAGATTCCCATTAAGAAACGCATTATTAACATCAAGTTGAGAAAGGTACCAGTTATGAGCAGCAACAAGAGCAAGAAATACTCTTACAGTTGTGTGTTTGGCAACAGGACTAAATGTCTCGTGATAGTCAAAGCCCTCTTTTTGAGATTGAGGCAATCTTTCTTGGTTGAAGTGAGTTTACTAGCTGACAAGAGATTGAATGTAAAGGTTGGAACTAGAAGGACATTGTGTAAAACGATGTGAGAGTTCAAGATAACTGTGCCAATATGTGTAACTTGAACTTTCATACCATTAGGCAAATGAACAAAGGCATTTTGAAGTGGAACATATGAATCAAAAAGAGTCAAAGAACAAATAATGTGATCTGTTGCTCCGGTATCAATGATCCATGGGGAAGCAACAAACTTTGTTCGCAACAGATTATGAAATGTGGTGGAATTTACTGcagaaaaaattgaatgtatacCTGCAAAGTTGGCCAAATGTGTAGGGGAATTGGTTGATTTAGGCTGTGAATCAAGAAAGGAATGATCATTGAGCAATGCCATAAGTTTTTGAACTTGTTCTTTAGAGAAACTTAACTGTACAGATTGATCCACAGGCTCCTGATCAACATTCACCTTAGGCTGTTCAATGAAAACTTGATTAACTGATCCATGATTTGAATTAGCACCAGAAGTCTTTGATTTTGTAAACTTAAAACCAGGTGGAAAACCATTCAATTTGTAGCATTTATCTCTCGTATGCCTAGGTTTACCACAATATGAGCATACAACCTCAGGCTTATCCCCTCTCTTAACAGCCATTGTAGACATTTCACTCAAATTCTATGTTTGAATACATACACCCCTTTGTGTTTCTTCTCTGAGCTCCATATTATAGACCTGATCTAGTGAGGAAAAGGTTGCATAAGAATTATTTGAGTGCGCAGAGCCTGATATGACTCATTTAGTCTGTTAAGAAACCTAAAAACATAATCTTTGAATTGAGCATCAGCAAACTTCTGAAAACATGCTTTGTTACATGAACCACACACACAATGTGGCAAAGGTCTAAAATTCCATAATTCTTCCCATACTCCATTGAGTTCAGTAAAATAAGAATCAACGGACTTCATACCTTGATTAATAGTGCATAATAGATGCTGTAGATGACATTCTAGATTCATCAGGTTGAGAAAACCTTTGAAGTAATGTATTCCAAATGAGATGTGCATCCTCCATGTAAAACACGATTGAAGCAATCGACGGTGAAATAGAACGCAGCAACCATGCCACAATCAGATTGTTGCATCGTATCCACGGCAAGTAGAGAGGACCTTCTGGATCTGGTTTAGCTATAGAACCATCTAGGAACCCTTGCTTATTCCTAATAGAAACAGCAAGCAAGAACGAGTGTTTCCAAGAGGTGAAATTTGTGGATGTAAGCTCTGGAGTAACAATCACAGAGCTATGATTCTCAGAATGATGAAGATAATACGGTGAGGAAGGATCTTCAATAGGATTGAGTCTGGAGGCCATGGTCGCTATTGAcgaaggaaaggaaaaatagcGGAAAATTtcggaaagaaagaaacaaagctTTATAGAACAATCAAAGCTGCAATAGTCGTATCACGGAGGGAAGAGACGAGCACCcatagctctgataccatgttatgAAATGAATGCCTCAATCTCATTgatgaaggaaaaatagaacttatatacagaagaaagaaagaaaagaaaacagaaacaaaaattcTGTTTCTAACCAATCTAACTAACCGAAATTAGTTTAGCTAATTAACAATAATCAGAAACTGATTTAACAACTTTTCTCTTCTTAACAGTGTATGCACAGAACCATAGAAAAAGGTCACCCACTGTTTTGAGGGACGGGGAGAGAGAGACTTCTCCAACTGTTTGACCAATTTCAGCTGCATCTAAGCTTGTTgccagaagaagaaaaagaaaagaggatgATTGTTTTGGAAAGAGGTGGGATTCTCCAGACAAGAAGAAGCAAAGGAGTGGGACAGATTTTGCAGACGACTTTGGGTGGATCTGGTTCACTAGTGGTGAAGGGATTTTGGTTGGGGTAGTGGTAATGATGCCCAACCAAGTTTTGATCAGAGAATATGATTAGCCAGTGGGTGGGAGTTTTGACAAAGATTActaacataatttaaaaattctgtTTGATCAAGTAATGAAAAATAGATTAGAACATAACATAAAACTGGACTTTGACAAGATAATTTTTGTTAGTTGACTAATGATTTTCTAAGGGCAAGGgttatttgtcaaaaaaaattggattaagAAGGTTGTCTCAATTTTATAAACTGCAGAATATTGCCTGTATTTTCATCATACCTCAAACGTGTTGCATGTAATTTACCCATTTTAGAAAAGACGTTCTAAATGTAATCAACACCCTCCCTCCAAAACaaacgatgatgatgatgataataataataataaaaaaaaaggaggaagaaaaacCCTACAAATACATTCTAACACCAAAAAAGTTAAAACACCTACAAAGAACCTAGAAAATCTTGCAAGCATGAATGCCCAGAGGTTATTGGAATTGCAGACAAAAGATATATCATGGACACTTACTGtttacaaatttcttttttaaccaATGGATGGCAATCATGGCCAAATGCACTTAGCGTGTGAAACAAGAATCCACTGTGTGTAACAATtgctatctctttctctttccttgTCCACAAcctgtaaaaataaaaaaaatattatcaacaAGAACATTTAAgctctcaattttttcataataaaaaccTTCAAGTTCTCGAAAAGTTGCCACTACAAATAAAAATCCTTGGGATGTACCAACTTTCAGAAGTTACTCTTGAAGACATAGAAGAACCAAGGGGGAACTCCGCCTGTCAAATcagcaaaaattttgaaactattTCCATTTCTTGGGATTAAATGGCCAATTAATACATGCCCATTACAAGTTCAGACAGGAATAGAGTGAGGTGTACATCATCTAGTGAAGTCAAAATATAAACCAGACTAGCATGTAGCTGAGAAAAATAAAGGTCTAGCTAAGTTAGTGACCAAGGAACAGAAATGCATGTTCTCCAGGTGGTTACAAAGAATTACTAAAACAGAAATTGAGAATTATGTGTTGGACGAAATTCAAAGTTAAATATTGATAAGGCCATCCAGCCATATAGATTGAATTAGTGTatcttataatttaaagtttgaatgtGATTGTTTAGTTTTTAGGTTATCtctataatttaggagatagtattttctaaattttaggaGATAGAACATCCTATCTCATCTCCTATTTTGTAGAAGAAAAGATAAGGATGGGTAGAGTATTTAACTTCTTGTTTTTCAGCATCTTTGAATTAATTCAAGCATTCTTTTTctgcttgtttcatggtatcagagcgccTAGGTTAGGCCGCAAGAAAATTCTGTTTCTCTGCCATTTGTTTGTTTCTTCAGTTTTTCCGAAAAACAGATCATGGCcgattcaacccaaaaccctaTCTTCACAGAAACTTCAGTCACCAGTTCTCCAAGTGCTGTTCACCATTCGACTCCTTCACAAGCCGTTCCTAACATGTCCAATCAGTCTATCGACAATCACCCACTACAAATTACTCACCATAAGTtaaatgggagtaattttaGGGAGTGGTTTCAATCAGTTTTATTGGTGATCAAAGGTAAAGGGAAAGCTGGATACTTGACTGGTGCGGCTCCAGCTCCTTCGCCAACAGATGCTTCCTATGGCATATGGGAGGCCGAAAATTCAACCATAATGGCATGGTTGATAAATTCCATAGAAATTAGGATTGGAAGGACATACCTCTTCCATAAAACagccaaggagatttgggattcgGTGCAAGAGATGTATTCAGATTTGgaaaattcatctcaaagcTTTGAGGTAAGGTCAGCCATAAGGAATACCAAGCAAGGTAATCTAAGTGTTAcagattattttaatactttggtagagttatggcatgagatggatttgttttATACTATTACTTGGGAAAGTGCTACTGATAGTGTTAAATATAATAAGATGATCGAAAAAGATCGAATTTTCGATTTTCTCCATGGACTTAACAGTGATCTAGATGAGGTACGTGGCAGGATCTTAGGCACTAAACCTCTACCCAATTTAAGGGAAGTTTTTGCAGaagttagaagagaagaaagccgcTGAAAGGTTATGCTTCAATCAACTGCTGATTTGACTAACCAACATTCAGCCCTTGTTACTGTTAAGCAAGGAGATTTTGGTCAAAAATTTTCTGGGAGAGAAAAGcaatggtgtgatcattgcaaaAGACCATACCACACCCGAGAGACTTGTTGGAAGATCCATGGCAAACCAGCTGATTGGAAACCAAGGAATAAATGAGAAGGCAGCAGATCAGCATATGTGACTGCTGCATCTGGTGAAGATGGGCCGAAATCAGGTGGAGAAAAGGGGTAAAATCAGACTTAAATCTAACAGAAGAACAGATAAAGACATTGTACAGGCTGCTTAGTCAAGGAACAAGTTTGGCTGATTCTTCTAATCCTCAATCTACAGCCTCTATTGCTTTGCAAGGTAACCCTCACTGCTCTTTAGTGTCAAAACAGATTCCTAAGGATGTATGGATAATAGATACAggagcatctgatcatatgTCAAGTTCCATGGAAGGTATGACTAAATATAGACCATGTAGAAAGCAGATTGAGATTTCTATGGCTGATGGTTCTACCTCTCCTGCTTTGGGTCTTGGTAAAGTGTGTATTTCAAAGTTAAAACTTAATTCAGTTCTATATGTTCCAGGATTAAGTCACAACTTGTTATCTGTAAGTAGGATTACAAGTGACATGAATTGCAAAGTGATATTCTTTCCATCCTACTGTTTATTTCAGGACCAAGCCTCGGggatgatgattggcagtgctgaagcTAGGGATGGTCTCTATTGGTTGCCCGGGAACTCTTTGGAAGCTACTCAtccaaataaatttgttttcaatGTTAACGCCAATGCCAAAGCTATGTTATGGCATAAGCGGTTAGGACATCCTAGTTTCCCTTACCTTAAATTTTTGTATCCCCAATTCTTCATTAATAAAGATCACATTTTTTCATGTGAAAACTGCACTCTTGCAAAACAGTCTAAGGCCCATCATTCCATCCAATATTACAAACCCTCATCTCCATTCCATCtaatccatagtgatatttggggccCCTCTAAACTGCCAAATATTTCAGGTTCTAGGTGGTTCATAACTTTCATAGATGACCACTCTAGAACATGTTGGGTGTACCTTATGAAGGAGAAATCCGAAGCTAGTGGTATCTTCAAATGATTTCATCAATTTGTTGTGAATATGTTCCAAGCTTCAATTCACATCCTTCGGACTGACAATGGAAgggaatatttttctcatgatCTAACCAATTACTTGCTTGACCATGGGATTTTACATCAAAGCTCTTGCCCttacacaccacaacaaaatggtgtggccgAACGGAAAAATAGGCATCTCTTAGAAGTTGCAAGAGCAATGATGTTCACAACCCATGTCCCTCATTCCTATTGGGGGGAAGCGGTTCTTACAGCAGCTTTTCTTATAAACCGCCTACCCTCCAAGACCTTGAGCTTCAAAACCCCCATTGATACCCTTTGTGCCTTATATCCTCATGCTCCTTTTCTCCACTCCCTTCCGCCTAAAGTATTTGGCTGTGTTGCTTATGTTCACAATCACAGTCCCTCTCGTACTAAGCTTGATCCCAAGGCTTTAAAATGCCTTTTTATTGgatattctcctacccaaaaaggatacaaatgtTACAGCCCTATGAATCGACAATACTATATTTCCTCCGATGTTACATTCTATGAGGCTATTCCCTACTATCAGTCCAAATCACCTATGGATACTCCCAATAATCCACTTTCTCCTCCCACTCTTTCACTGCCAGTGTattctcaagggggagaaatgATTAAAACCTCTGATAACACACTAACAGTGACTTCTACAACAGCAGATACAGCTCCAGCAGCCCATAAATTAACAACTGATTCTAACACAGCAGCTGGCCATTGTTCTGGTCAGCACAATACCACACCACCAGCTGACCATTGTTCTGGTCAGCACAATACCACACCACCAGCTGACCCTCTGCTTGTTTATTCCCGACGACCAAAAGACCAAACTAAGCTACAGCAGTGTCAATCATCTCTACCAACAGCTGCTGGTCCTTCAGAAGATGCATACAGGACTGAAGAAGAATGTCTAAAAGACAGCCCTGAAGCAAGGGAAACTCTCAGCAAGGAGCATGACACTAGCAGTGATGCAGCACCAGAGGACAGACTGGATTGGACAATGCCCATAGCTCTACGAAAGGGGGTAAGATCCTGTGCAAAATACCCACTAAAAAATCATTTGACCTATGCTAAGTTGTCTCCTAAATTCAGAGGGTTTATTGCTAAAGTTGACTGTGTAATTATTCCAAAAGATATCCAAGGAGCAATGCAGGATCCTAAATGGAAAGCAGCGGTTATGGAGGAAATGAAGGCCCTAGTGAAAAATGGCACTTGGGAAATAGCAAG from Diospyros lotus cultivar Yz01 chromosome 9, ASM1463336v1, whole genome shotgun sequence encodes the following:
- the LOC127809205 gene encoding uncharacterized protein LOC127809205 isoform X1; this encodes MSTMAVKRGDKPEVVCSYCGKPRHTRDKCYKLNGFPPGFKFTKSKTSGANSNHGSVNQVFIEQPKVNVDQEPVDQSVQLSFSKEQVQKLMALLNDHSFLDSQPKSTNSPTHLANFAGIHSIFSAVNSTTFHNLLRTKFVASPWIIDTGATDHIICSLTLFDSYVPLQNAFVHLPNGMKVQVTHIGTVILNSHIVLHNVLLVPTFTFNLLSASKLTSTKKDCLNLKKRALTITRHLVLLPNTQLFTNCELRSMAIMDRSMLGLDSSTTNYPGRLPPGPDLPSEAVDDDAVNDENTEKKIPNSGLSWTKNV